The Struthio camelus isolate bStrCam1 chromosome 5, bStrCam1.hap1, whole genome shotgun sequence genome has a segment encoding these proteins:
- the PIDD1 gene encoding p53-induced death domain-containing protein 1 — protein MAELPGLGDERGEGTSGAPALTGPCLADNRLNLDVYPDGCCRFLQLFERRGGDLAQVEFVRLSGNDRLLGAMLGILPHLKSLKSLVLKGGHARDEFGSCQPGSLTNLPPDFGNLRCLTHLDLSFNRLSTLPSCIPHLPSLRVLLVSHNSLVVLPEDFGCLSKLTFFSAMKNQLKDLPQSIGELAALQDLDLSENALEYLPDEVGNLRNCTELDLSGNRLSSIPDSLANLKSLRRLHLHSNLLVTVPASLASLPNLSRLDLQNNCLRAVPAEIQTSPFVHLRGNPLGEAEPSPQADESSARRLQRLFLASGEDSFTVTSEGCKVVLACGIRFYFPPGAASDPQRIHFRTLAPDPQWVKLRHHDVLLSTVLELRPHGVEFQQEVEIWMPYASPQTLHQREVVVRTFSGQSWSDLRTKVEQKRKSKKHVACCSVLHFSWFLVVSRLVENECKVPTEGTLLFSSVDPNIKVTFPPGVTEETRSVKLQVLPVSAEEVEEITANVGCRASPLLCLSQDSPVDFLKPVRIQLPLPLGVTGLNLDRSRLHLLHGDLQGQTWDDITSQVVLEFTHLYAIFEVTHFSWYWLWYTTKTYIGGIAKKVYERLRLYQVNFIALQRKKDPEQVLLQCVPKHKVDPVLKRLQDRYRGPEPSDMVEMFEGEQFFAAFERGISIDMDRPDCVDGRLSFIFYSHLKNMKEIYVTSPVDRKGQAVKGQVSFYRGAVPESIPEDASRRRKGPDSLWLATLPIKLPRLKPRWGENPGPLNGFSFPPLNLGNAETGYLTQANLLSIARRVGADWQTIGLNLGLTYQQIERISYNNREDLDKQILDMLFSWAQQNSEDPDCVDKLITAMKESGRQDIADEIETIIELGRQKYRESIRRVGLEQESSTEDSAIAMV, from the exons ATGGCAGAGCTGCCGGGGCTCGGGGACGAGCGCGGGGAGGGCACTTCGGGGGCTCCCGCGCTCACCGGCCCCTGCCTCGCGGACAACAGGCTGAATCTGGATGTTTATCCTGACGGCTGCTGCCGCTTCCTCCAGCTGTTTGAGAGGCGCGGGGGAGACCTGGCCCAGGTGGAATTCGTCCGGCTCAGCGGCAACGATCGCCTCCTTGGCGCCATGCTGGGCATCCTCCCTCATCTGAAGAGCCTGAAATCCCTCGTGCTGAAAG gTGGCCATGCCCGGGACGAATTTGGCTCGTGTCAGCCTGGTTCTCTGACAAATTTGCCACCGGACTTTGGGAACCTGAGGTGTCTCACTCACCTGGATCTCAGCTTCAATCGCCTTTCCACCTTGCCCAGCTGcatcccccacctccccagcctccgtGTGCTCCTGGTGAGCCACAACAGCCTGGTGGTGCTGCCTGAAGACTTTGGCTGTCTGAGCAAGCTGACTTTCTTCTCTGCTATGAAAAACCAGCTGAAGGACTTACCGCAGAGCATTGgggagctggcagcgctgcaggacCTGGATCTCTCGGAAAATGCCTTGGAATACCTCCCTGATGAGGTTGGAAATCTGCGCAACTGCACAGAACTGGATCTCTCTGGGAATCGGTTATCGAGTATCCCAGACTCTTTAG CCAATTTGAAGTCTCTGCGGCGGCTGCATCTCCACAGCAATCTCCTGGTGACAGTCCCCGCGTCACTCGCCAGCCTGCCCAACTTGTCCAGACTCGATCTGCAGAACAACTGCCTCCGAGCCGTCCCCGCCGAGATCCAGACCTCGCCGTTTGTGCACCTCCGCGGCAACCCCTTAGGAGAAGCCGAGCCCTCCCCACAGGCTG ATGAATCCAGTGCCAGAAGGCTACAAAGACTGTTTCTTGCATCAGGAGAGGACAG CTTTACTGTGACCTCTGAAGGCTGCAAAGTAGTCCTGGCCTGTGGCATCCGTTTCTACTTTCCTCCGGGGGCTGCCTCTGACCCTCAGCGCATTCACTTCCGCACCCTTGCACCAGACCCCCAGTGGGTGAAGCTGCGGCACCACGACGTCCTGCTGAGCACGGTCCTGGAGCTGCGGCCTCACGGAGTTGAATTCCAGCAG GAGGTGGAAATCTGGATGCCGTATGCCTCCCCTCAAACCCTTCACCAGCGTGAGGTGGTAGTTCGCACCTTTAGTGGGCAGAGCTGGAGCGATTTGAGAACAAAAgtggagcagaagagaaaatcaAAG AAGCATGTGGCTTGTTGTAGTGTCCTTCACTTCTCCTGGTTTCTAGTTGTGTCTCGGCTTGTGGAGAATGAATGCAAAGTGCCAACAGAGGGGACGTTGCTCTTTTCTAGCGTGGATCCAAACATCAAAGTGACCTTCCCTCCTGGAGTCACTGAAGAGACTCGCAGTGTCAAACTGCAG GTGCTGCCGGTCTCTGCGGAAGAGGTAGAGGAAATCACGGCCAATGTGGGCTGCAGGGCCAGtcccctgctctgcctctcccagGATTCCCCGGTGGATTTTCTCAAACCAGTGAGAATTCAGCTCCCCCTCCCACTTGGGGTCACAG GGTTAAACTTGGATCGGTCCAGGCTGCACCTTCTCCATGGGGACCTGCAGGGCCAAACCTGGGATGACATTACCAGTCAGGTGGTGCTGGAATTCACCCATCTTTATGCAATATTTGAAGTCACCCACTTCTCCTG GTACTGGCTGTGGTACACCACCAAGACCTACATTGGAGGCATTGCCAAGAAGGTCTACGAGCGATTGCGTTTGTACCAGGTGAACTTCATTGCTCTGCAAAGGAAGAAAGACCCCGAGCAAGTCCTGCTTCAGTGTGTCCCCAAGCACAAG GTTGACCCAGTGCTGAAGAGGCTGCAGGACCGCTACCGAGGACCTGAACCATCTGACATGGTGGAGATGTTTGAGGGAGAGCAGTTCTTCGCCGCTTTTGAGCGAGGCATCAGCATTGATATGG ATCGCCCTGACTGTGTGGATGGACGTCTCTCGTTCATTTTTTACTCGCACTTGAAGAACATGAAAGAAATCTATGTGACGTCCCCTGTAGACAGGAAAGGCCAAGCTGTAAAAGGCCAG GTCTCTTTCTACCGAGGGGCAGTTCCTGAGAGCATCCCTGAAGatgccagcaggaggaggaaaggaccaGACTCCCTCTGGCTTGCTACTCTGCCAATCAAACTGCCT AGATTGAAACCCCGCTGGGGTGAGAATCCCGGTCCCCTGAAcggcttctccttccctcctctgaaCCTGGGGAACGCCGAGACTGGCTACCTGACACAGGCAAACCTGCTGAGCATTGCCAGGCGTGTGGGAGCCGACTGGCAGACCATCGGCTTGAACCTGGGGTTGACCTATCAACAGATTGAGCGCATCAGCTACAATAACAG agaGGACCTTGATAAACAGATCCTGGACATGCTTTTCTCGTGGGCTCAGCAAAACTCTGAGGATCCTGACTGTGTGGACAAGTTGATCACAGCCATGAAGGAGAGTGGCCGCCAGGACATTGCTGATGAGATTGAGACCATCATTGAGCTGGGTCGGCAGAAATACAGGGAGTCCATCCGCcgtgtgggcttggagcaggagagcagcactGAGGACTCCGCAATAGCCATGGTGTAG